Proteins encoded within one genomic window of Candidatus Thiodiazotropha endoloripes:
- a CDS encoding HD-GYP domain-containing protein yields MIKQVKIGELRIGMYVHKLEASWIDHPFLRNQFKIKQISDISKIRKSAIKVVYIDTDKGLDIEQQPAVEQSAATVQAETVADRKTISSDPQNSLQEEIVKANQVRLEAGRVITDIMADARLGKQIETERVTPVVEDMLASIFRNQDAFLGLTRIRQMDQYTFEHSVSVSALMIAFAKKLQLDQSTIWELGVGGILHDVGKLQVPEKILNKPGRLTDQEFDVMRGHVGFGYKLIDEAESIPKRAQQVILQHHERLNGTGYPGRLSGEEISLYGKMAAIVDVYDAITSDRVYHKGKLPSLVLRQLVEWSDEGDFDAELVQRFIQCVGIYPVGSLVVLESQRLAVVVASPQKALLNPVLKVIYDLRKQRLIPPEVLDLTDPVAGSRDRIVKPVTPDEYSINIEDYLSH; encoded by the coding sequence GTGATCAAACAGGTCAAAATCGGCGAGCTCAGAATAGGCATGTATGTGCATAAGCTGGAAGCCTCATGGATTGACCATCCTTTCCTAAGAAATCAATTTAAAATCAAGCAAATATCCGATATCAGCAAGATCCGAAAATCGGCTATCAAGGTAGTTTATATCGATACCGACAAGGGCTTGGATATTGAACAGCAGCCAGCCGTCGAGCAATCTGCAGCAACCGTTCAAGCGGAAACTGTCGCGGATCGGAAGACGATCTCCAGTGATCCGCAAAACTCATTGCAGGAAGAGATCGTAAAAGCAAACCAGGTGCGTCTGGAAGCGGGGCGCGTGATTACCGATATCATGGCGGATGCCCGGCTTGGCAAACAGATCGAGACTGAGCGGGTCACACCGGTGGTTGAGGATATGTTGGCTTCGATATTCAGAAATCAGGACGCTTTTCTGGGGCTGACCCGGATTCGCCAGATGGATCAGTACACCTTCGAGCATTCGGTCAGTGTGTCAGCACTGATGATCGCTTTTGCAAAAAAACTCCAGCTTGATCAGTCCACCATCTGGGAGCTTGGTGTGGGGGGGATTCTGCATGATGTCGGTAAACTACAGGTGCCCGAAAAGATCCTAAACAAGCCTGGACGACTCACCGATCAGGAGTTCGATGTGATGCGCGGTCACGTGGGTTTTGGTTACAAATTGATCGACGAAGCTGAGTCCATACCGAAAAGGGCGCAACAGGTCATACTGCAACATCACGAACGACTCAATGGTACAGGCTACCCGGGAAGGCTCTCAGGGGAGGAGATCAGTCTCTACGGTAAAATGGCTGCGATTGTTGATGTCTACGATGCCATTACCTCAGATCGGGTCTACCATAAGGGGAAATTACCCAGTCTGGTACTACGTCAATTGGTCGAATGGAGTGATGAAGGTGACTTTGATGCCGAACTGGTGCAGCGTTTCATTCAGTGTGTCGGGATATATCCGGTAGGCAGCCTAGTGGTCCTGGAGAGCCAGCGTTTGGCTGTGGTTGTCGCATCACCGCAAAAAGCGCTGCTCAATCCTGTCCTGAAAGTGATTTACGACCTTCGCAAACAACGACTGATTCCCCCTGAAGTTCTGGATCTGACCGATCCTGTTGCAGGTAGTAGGGATCGAATCGTAAAACCGGTCACTCCCGATGAGTACAGTATCAATATTGAGGACTACCTGTCTCATTGA
- a CDS encoding Hsp20/alpha crystallin family protein codes for MNKRVPLIGLLVTAWLIAPVDAQAFDYRSGSSHRAPLTQGSSFHTQKSVKFQRYQDEQGYHLRILSRGYAPESIQVEVSGPFLVVKNQEAHRVENRNERGYSFTSSSSSMNRRFRLPGNADLAGMSRSDEDGVILITLPYRY; via the coding sequence ATGAATAAGAGAGTTCCACTCATAGGCCTACTGGTGACTGCATGGTTGATTGCGCCTGTCGATGCACAAGCGTTTGATTACAGATCCGGATCCAGTCACAGAGCTCCACTGACTCAGGGGAGCAGTTTTCATACACAAAAATCGGTAAAGTTTCAGCGCTATCAGGATGAGCAGGGTTATCACCTGCGTATCCTGAGCCGGGGATATGCACCGGAGTCGATTCAGGTTGAGGTCTCAGGGCCCTTTCTGGTGGTGAAGAATCAAGAGGCGCATCGGGTCGAAAACCGAAACGAACGGGGTTACAGCTTCACCAGCAGTTCATCATCGATGAATCGTCGCTTCAGGCTACCGGGTAATGCGGATCTTGCCGGGATGAGTAGAAGCGACGAGGATGGGGTGATCCTTATCACCTTGCCCTACCGGTATTAG
- the pgsA gene encoding CDP-diacylglycerol--glycerol-3-phosphate 3-phosphatidyltransferase, translated as MWNIPNILTLLRIVLIPVFVLLFYLPVEWARLSCALVFSVAAVTDWLDGYLARRWGQVSPLGAFLDPVADKLMVAVSLLLLVQAEPTPALAIPAAVIIGREITISALREWMAELGERAMVAVSLIGKFKTAVQMVAILLLIFSEPLWGIPVYTVGFVLLYVAAILTLWSMALYIRAAWPSLLGKRQVSGSLESNNISNVEIDGSTGQVND; from the coding sequence ATGTGGAACATTCCTAACATACTGACACTTCTAAGGATTGTGTTGATTCCTGTGTTTGTGTTGCTGTTCTATCTGCCGGTTGAGTGGGCCAGGCTCAGTTGTGCGCTTGTGTTCTCGGTAGCCGCAGTGACCGACTGGCTTGACGGTTATCTTGCCAGACGATGGGGTCAGGTTTCCCCGCTGGGGGCGTTCCTTGATCCGGTCGCAGACAAGCTGATGGTAGCGGTCTCACTGCTGCTGCTGGTGCAGGCCGAACCGACGCCGGCACTCGCTATTCCTGCTGCCGTTATCATCGGACGGGAGATCACCATCTCCGCACTGCGTGAGTGGATGGCGGAACTGGGTGAGCGGGCCATGGTTGCCGTTTCTCTGATTGGTAAATTCAAAACCGCCGTGCAGATGGTGGCGATTCTGCTATTGATATTCAGTGAACCGTTGTGGGGCATCCCGGTCTACACAGTCGGTTTTGTGCTGCTCTATGTGGCGGCTATCTTGACCCTTTGGTCGATGGCGCTCTACATCAGAGCGGCCTGGCCGAGTCTGCTGGGCAAGCGGCAGGTCAGTGGTAGCCTGGAGAGCAATAACATCTCAAACGTTGAGATTGATGGATCTACAGGACAGGTTAACGACTAA
- the uvrC gene encoding excinuclease ABC subunit UvrC: MAQQQFDHAKFLNTLTSRPGVYRMIGEQEKVLYVGKAKNLKKRVSSYFTRSLNRRIQIMVSQIIEIEIIVTHTEAEALILENQLIKSLKPKYNILLRDDKSYPYIHLSSDQDYPALSFRRGARKGKGRYFGPYPSAGSTRETLQLLQKLFPVRQCEESFYRNRSRACLQYQIKRCSGPCVGLVSEQDYALDVEHAVMFLEGKTNLVVDELVKQMESASQKLEFELAARYRDQIKSLQRIQERQYVSGESGDLDIVAIAKRGNSACIQVFYIRSGRNLGNKSFYPTVPQGDSEESVLRAFITQYYLDKPLPNEIIINTALEERALLEAVFTEQAKRRIRIGKKVRGERARWLKMAAGNAKLALQSRLNAQSNMEQRLQSLQQALDLAAIPERMECFDISHTRGELTVGSCVVFNQEGPLKSDYRRFNIENITPGDDYAAMGQVLERRYRRVKKGEVPLPDLLFVDGGRGQLASVNDCLQDLGVSGLILVGVAKGVDRKAGMEQLFLLGRNSPIILPADSPALHLIQQIRDEAHRFAITAHRQRRQKSRKRSVLEDIPGIGAKRRQRLMKQFGGLQALSRAGVEDLARVEGISKGLAEQIYQALHDKT, from the coding sequence ATGGCTCAGCAGCAATTCGATCATGCCAAGTTTCTCAACACCCTGACCTCCAGGCCGGGGGTTTATCGGATGATTGGGGAACAGGAGAAGGTTCTCTATGTGGGTAAGGCAAAGAATCTCAAGAAACGGGTTTCCAGCTATTTTACCCGTAGCCTGAACCGGCGTATCCAGATCATGGTCTCGCAGATTATTGAGATTGAGATCATTGTTACCCATACCGAGGCAGAAGCGCTGATTCTTGAGAATCAACTGATCAAATCGCTGAAGCCGAAATACAATATTCTACTGAGGGATGATAAAAGCTATCCCTATATCCACCTCTCATCGGATCAGGACTATCCAGCCCTCTCATTCAGGCGCGGTGCCCGCAAGGGCAAAGGGCGCTATTTCGGTCCCTATCCCAGTGCCGGTTCAACCCGTGAAACCCTTCAGTTGCTGCAGAAACTGTTTCCGGTGAGGCAATGTGAGGAGAGTTTCTATCGTAATCGCTCCCGTGCCTGTTTGCAGTACCAGATAAAACGCTGCAGCGGTCCCTGTGTCGGTCTGGTCAGCGAGCAGGATTATGCGCTGGATGTGGAGCACGCAGTTATGTTTCTGGAGGGTAAGACCAATCTGGTTGTGGATGAGTTGGTCAAACAGATGGAATCGGCCTCGCAAAAGCTGGAATTTGAACTGGCGGCCCGCTACCGGGATCAGATCAAAAGTCTACAGCGTATACAGGAGCGCCAGTATGTGAGTGGCGAGTCGGGTGATCTGGATATCGTCGCGATAGCCAAACGGGGCAACAGTGCCTGCATTCAGGTATTTTACATTCGATCGGGGCGTAACCTGGGAAACAAATCCTTCTATCCCACAGTGCCACAAGGGGACTCGGAAGAGAGTGTCTTGCGCGCTTTCATAACCCAGTACTACCTGGATAAGCCGCTACCTAACGAGATCATCATCAACACAGCGTTGGAAGAGCGGGCGCTGCTGGAGGCCGTTTTCACTGAGCAGGCCAAACGGCGGATTCGTATCGGTAAAAAGGTTCGCGGCGAGCGGGCCAGGTGGTTGAAGATGGCGGCGGGCAATGCCAAGCTTGCTCTGCAAAGCCGTCTCAATGCCCAATCGAATATGGAGCAGAGGCTACAGTCACTTCAGCAGGCCCTGGATCTGGCGGCGATTCCTGAGCGCATGGAGTGTTTTGATATCAGTCATACCCGGGGTGAGTTGACCGTGGGTTCCTGTGTGGTTTTCAACCAGGAGGGACCGCTGAAGTCGGATTACCGACGCTTCAATATCGAGAACATCACACCAGGCGACGATTATGCTGCGATGGGGCAGGTACTGGAACGCCGTTATCGCAGAGTAAAGAAGGGTGAGGTGCCGTTGCCGGATCTGCTGTTTGTCGATGGGGGCAGGGGACAACTGGCTTCGGTCAACGACTGTTTACAGGACTTAGGGGTGTCTGGCCTGATTCTGGTCGGCGTGGCGAAAGGGGTTGATCGAAAAGCCGGTATGGAGCAGCTGTTCTTGTTGGGGCGAAACTCACCGATTATACTGCCAGCAGATTCACCGGCGCTCCATCTTATCCAGCAGATAAGGGATGAGGCGCATCGATTCGCCATTACAGCGCATCGTCAGCGGAGGCAAAAAAGCCGTAAACGTTCTGTGCTTGAGGATATTCCCGGAATTGGCGCCAAACGTCGACAACGGTTGATGAAGCAATTCGGTGGTTTACAGGCCCTCTCCAGGGCGGGAGTAGAGGATCTGGCCCGAGTGGAAGGAATCAGCAAAGGATTGGCAGAACAGATCTACCAGGCCTTGCATGACAAAACATAA
- a CDS encoding uracil-DNA glycosylase — protein MKRFTAKCRRCSRLAEFLDQVAEEYPDYHAAPVAPFGDAQAKLLIVGLAPGMHGANATGRPFTGDHAGVLLYQTLYDYGFSNQPESTSRRDGLELYNCRITNAVKCLPPQNKPLGAEVNQCNDFLAQELSAMPAESVVIALGSIAHKAVIKALQLRQKDYPFAHAMEHQLSDQLNLIDSYHCSRYNTQTRRLTAEMFQQIFQRAGELLK, from the coding sequence TTGAAGAGATTTACTGCCAAGTGCCGCCGCTGTTCCAGGCTGGCAGAGTTCCTCGATCAGGTCGCTGAGGAGTATCCTGACTATCATGCAGCACCTGTTGCACCATTTGGCGATGCTCAAGCCAAACTGCTGATTGTCGGTCTGGCGCCGGGCATGCATGGTGCCAATGCGACAGGCAGACCGTTTACCGGCGACCATGCAGGAGTGCTTCTCTATCAGACACTCTATGACTATGGATTTTCCAATCAGCCCGAATCGACAAGCCGTCGGGATGGACTTGAACTCTATAACTGCCGCATTACCAATGCAGTCAAATGTCTGCCTCCACAGAACAAACCTTTGGGGGCAGAAGTCAATCAGTGTAATGACTTTCTTGCCCAGGAACTGTCAGCCATGCCAGCTGAGAGTGTGGTGATCGCCCTGGGTTCGATCGCCCATAAAGCGGTGATCAAAGCGCTGCAGTTGAGACAAAAAGATTACCCATTCGCCCATGCAATGGAGCATCAGCTCAGTGATCAGCTAAACCTCATCGACTCCTACCATTGCAGTCGCTACAACACTCAGACACGGCGGTTGACAGCGGAGATGTTTCAACAGATTTTTCAACGGGCTGGAGAGCTTCTAAAATAG
- a CDS encoding response regulator, whose translation MIKVLLVDDHELIRTGVKGILDKAEEIEVAGEASTGEEAIELVRKTSPDVVLMDVNMPGMGGIEATRRVLRVKPDLKVIALTVLDDDPFPSRLHEVGAMGFLTKGCPADEMIRGIRAVYNGHHYIASDVARKHTLTEWQGHADNPFKSLSSRETQVLLQILEGQKNQEISDILSLSPKTVSTYRQRIYEKLDIKNDVELTRLAYRHGILKDSD comes from the coding sequence ATGATAAAAGTTTTACTGGTTGATGATCATGAATTGATCAGGACCGGAGTTAAGGGGATTCTCGACAAGGCGGAAGAGATCGAAGTTGCCGGGGAAGCCTCGACAGGTGAAGAAGCTATTGAGCTTGTGAGAAAAACCTCACCGGATGTGGTGCTAATGGATGTCAACATGCCTGGCATGGGGGGCATTGAAGCAACCCGCAGAGTCCTTCGTGTAAAGCCGGATTTGAAGGTGATTGCATTGACCGTGCTCGATGATGATCCGTTCCCATCAAGACTTCATGAGGTCGGCGCCATGGGTTTTCTCACCAAAGGCTGTCCTGCGGATGAGATGATCCGAGGGATTCGCGCGGTATACAATGGCCACCACTATATTGCTTCCGATGTTGCCAGAAAACATACCCTTACCGAGTGGCAGGGACACGCTGACAATCCATTCAAATCACTCTCCTCGAGAGAGACACAAGTCTTGCTGCAGATCCTGGAAGGACAAAAGAATCAGGAGATATCCGATATTCTCTCTCTCAGTCCTAAAACAGTCAGTACTTATCGTCAGCGAATCTACGAAAAACTCGATATCAAGAACGATGTTGAGTTGACACGACTCGCATACCGTCATGGTATTTTGAAAGACAGCGACTAG
- a CDS encoding DUF1249 domain-containing protein, producing MRSSDYPWSMKKLLSQQPTMGRVLDLSEESYGLLMRMAPDLQILTGEYRSRLGGSMDLHLDVIEQTPYTTLVHLTYYFTHVVGDYPDPDAMLRVYHDSKQVDVVDLRQSSLPLDRWGTNPTLEQRWKINLFLSKWLRYCVEQGHSFLLNSRNLAAEFPMSQVG from the coding sequence ATGAGATCTTCAGACTACCCATGGAGTATGAAAAAGCTGCTTTCCCAGCAGCCGACGATGGGTCGTGTACTGGATCTCAGCGAAGAGAGCTATGGATTGCTGATGCGAATGGCGCCCGATCTTCAAATTCTGACCGGGGAGTATCGATCAAGATTGGGCGGATCGATGGATCTCCACCTTGATGTGATCGAACAGACCCCCTACACAACACTGGTACACCTGACCTACTACTTCACCCATGTTGTGGGAGATTATCCCGATCCTGATGCCATGTTGAGGGTCTACCATGACTCCAAGCAGGTGGATGTGGTCGATCTTCGTCAGTCCAGCTTGCCGCTCGATCGTTGGGGAACGAATCCAACCCTGGAGCAGCGCTGGAAAATCAATCTGTTTCTCTCGAAATGGCTTAGATACTGCGTAGAGCAAGGTCATTCCTTTCTTCTCAACAGCCGTAATCTGGCTGCCGAATTTCCGATGTCCCAGGTCGGTTAA
- the trxA gene encoding thioredoxin — MAVVELTKENFESTVTENDFVIIDFWAPWCGPCRSFAPTYESVSEDNPNIVFGKVNTEDEQELAMHFQVRSIPTLMIFRENIIIFSQPGALPESAFRELLSKASELDMNEVRAQIEAEQQNGQNA; from the coding sequence GTGGCTGTTGTAGAATTAACTAAAGAGAATTTTGAGTCGACCGTAACCGAAAATGATTTCGTGATCATTGACTTTTGGGCGCCCTGGTGTGGTCCATGCCGTTCATTCGCACCAACCTATGAGAGCGTATCTGAAGACAATCCGAATATCGTATTCGGTAAAGTGAACACCGAAGATGAGCAGGAACTCGCGATGCACTTTCAGGTGCGTTCCATTCCTACCCTGATGATCTTCCGTGAAAATATCATTATCTTCTCTCAGCCTGGAGCGCTCCCTGAATCCGCGTTCCGTGAATTGCTCAGCAAAGCCAGTGAACTGGATATGAATGAAGTAAGAGCACAAATTGAGGCTGAGCAGCAGAATGGCCAAAACGCTTAA
- the adk gene encoding adenylate kinase → MRVILLGGPGAGKGTQANYIKDKYQIPQISTGDMLRAHVKAGSELGVAAKKIMDEGGLVSDEIIMGMVKERISEDDCKNGYLFDGFPRTIPQAESLKEAGVPIDAVVEIDVPDEEIIKRMSGRRVHLASGRTYHLIYNPPKVEGKDDETGEDLIQRDDDQEDTVKARLKVYHDQTEPLISFYSTEADAGGCKYIKINGVGGVDEIRDQIYQGLG, encoded by the coding sequence ATGCGCGTCATTTTATTGGGTGGCCCAGGTGCCGGAAAGGGTACGCAGGCAAACTACATCAAAGATAAGTATCAGATACCGCAGATTTCCACCGGCGATATGCTGAGAGCTCACGTCAAAGCGGGTAGCGAGCTCGGGGTCGCAGCGAAAAAGATTATGGATGAAGGCGGCCTGGTCTCAGATGAGATCATCATGGGTATGGTGAAGGAGAGGATCAGCGAAGATGACTGCAAGAATGGCTATCTGTTTGATGGCTTTCCCCGCACCATTCCCCAGGCAGAATCTCTGAAAGAGGCGGGTGTACCGATTGATGCTGTGGTTGAGATCGATGTACCCGATGAGGAGATTATTAAACGTATGTCAGGGCGTCGTGTCCATCTGGCTTCCGGCCGCACTTACCACCTCATCTACAACCCACCGAAAGTTGAGGGTAAGGATGATGAGACGGGTGAAGACTTGATTCAGCGTGATGATGACCAGGAAGACACCGTGAAAGCCCGTCTTAAGGTCTATCATGACCAGACAGAACCGCTGATCTCCTTCTACAGCACTGAAGCTGATGCTGGTGGTTGTAAATACATAAAAATCAATGGAGTAGGTGGGGTTGATGAAATCCGGGATCAAATATATCAAGGTCTGGGTTAA
- the htpG gene encoding molecular chaperone HtpG: MTVEAQKETLDFQAEVSQVLNLVIRSLYSNKEIFLRELISNASDAAEKLRFEALTDEALFEEDPELKVRVTYDKEAGTLTISDNGIGMSRQDVTETIGTIASSGTRKFFEAMSGDQAKDSELIGQFGVGFYSAFIVADKVTLKTRRAGLGHEHGVQWVSEGQGSYSIENIDKPSRGTDVILHLREDENEFLEGFRLRNIISKFSDHITMPVEMEKEFYGEDEEKPETAEYERVNTGTALWMRSRSEISDEEYNEFYKHVSHDFEDPLLHVHNRVEGNNEYTALLFVPARAPFDLWDRDQKHGVKLFVRRVFIMDEAEKLMPRYMRFVKGVVDSDDLPLNVSREILQHNRKIDTIRQANVKRVLGALEKLAENDKEKYQEFWDQFGKVLKEGPAEDFANKEKISALLRFASTHNEQDEQTVSLADYVARMREGQDKIYYITADSAAAARFSPHLEVLKKKGIEVLLLSDRVDEWLVTSLTEFDGKSLQSVAKGELDLGELEDKEEQESQEQQAEEHKALLDRMQQVLQESVKEIRISQRLTDSPACLVVEEHDMSANLARVLKSVGQDAPQTKPIMEVNATHPLVVQLENEADEERFGDLSKVLFDQAQLAEGGQLDDPAAFVRRLNSLMLKLAGQ; encoded by the coding sequence ATGACCGTTGAAGCCCAAAAAGAAACCCTGGATTTTCAGGCAGAAGTCAGCCAGGTACTGAATCTCGTTATCCGTTCCCTCTACAGTAACAAAGAGATATTTCTGCGGGAGCTGATTTCGAATGCCTCGGATGCCGCGGAAAAGCTGAGATTTGAAGCGCTCACCGATGAGGCGCTGTTCGAGGAAGACCCGGAGCTAAAGGTTCGGGTCACTTATGACAAGGAAGCCGGTACTTTGACCATTTCCGATAATGGCATCGGTATGAGTCGCCAGGATGTGACCGAAACCATTGGTACCATCGCCAGCTCCGGCACGCGCAAGTTTTTTGAAGCCATGTCCGGTGATCAGGCCAAAGACAGTGAGCTGATTGGACAGTTCGGTGTGGGTTTCTACTCGGCGTTTATCGTTGCTGACAAAGTGACCCTGAAGACCCGAAGAGCCGGTCTTGGACATGAGCACGGCGTTCAGTGGGTATCGGAGGGTCAGGGTTCCTATTCAATTGAAAACATCGACAAGCCATCCCGTGGAACAGACGTCATTCTTCACCTGCGGGAAGACGAAAACGAGTTTCTCGAAGGCTTCAGGCTACGCAACATCATCTCCAAATTTTCCGATCACATCACCATGCCGGTGGAGATGGAAAAGGAGTTCTACGGAGAGGATGAGGAGAAACCGGAAACCGCTGAATATGAGCGGGTAAATACCGGCACTGCCCTGTGGATGCGTAGCCGTAGTGAGATCAGTGATGAGGAGTACAACGAGTTTTACAAGCATGTCTCCCATGACTTTGAGGATCCGCTACTCCATGTCCACAACCGGGTGGAAGGAAACAATGAATATACAGCCCTGCTGTTTGTTCCCGCTCGTGCCCCGTTCGACCTGTGGGACAGAGATCAGAAACATGGTGTGAAGCTCTTCGTCCGACGGGTTTTCATCATGGATGAGGCTGAAAAACTGATGCCTCGCTATATGCGTTTCGTCAAAGGGGTGGTGGACTCCGATGATCTGCCGCTCAACGTCTCCCGGGAGATCCTGCAGCACAACCGGAAAATCGACACCATCCGCCAGGCCAATGTGAAGCGGGTGCTTGGAGCTCTGGAGAAACTTGCAGAGAACGACAAGGAAAAGTACCAGGAGTTCTGGGATCAGTTCGGCAAGGTGTTGAAAGAGGGGCCGGCAGAAGATTTTGCCAACAAGGAGAAAATCTCTGCACTGTTGCGATTTGCCTCTACCCACAACGAGCAGGATGAGCAGACCGTCTCGCTGGCCGACTACGTCGCCAGAATGCGTGAGGGACAGGATAAAATCTACTATATCACCGCTGATTCAGCGGCAGCAGCCCGTTTCAGTCCGCATCTTGAAGTCCTGAAGAAAAAGGGGATTGAAGTCTTACTGCTCTCAGACCGGGTAGATGAGTGGCTGGTTACCAGTCTGACCGAGTTTGATGGCAAGAGCCTGCAATCTGTTGCCAAGGGTGAGCTCGATCTCGGCGAGCTGGAGGACAAGGAAGAGCAGGAGAGTCAGGAGCAACAGGCGGAAGAGCACAAGGCGCTGCTCGATAGAATGCAGCAGGTTCTGCAGGAGTCCGTCAAAGAGATCAGGATCAGTCAGCGCTTGACCGATTCACCGGCCTGTCTGGTTGTTGAGGAGCACGATATGAGTGCCAATCTGGCCCGGGTGCTTAAATCGGTCGGACAGGATGCACCACAGACCAAGCCGATCATGGAGGTTAACGCGACTCACCCGCTTGTGGTGCAACTTGAAAACGAGGCAGATGAAGAGCGGTTCGGTGATTTGAGTAAGGTACTGTTTGATCAGGCACAGCTGGCTGAAGGCGGTCAACTGGATGATCCTGCCGCATTTGTGCGGCGTCTTAACAGCCTGATGTTGAAACTGGCCGGACAATAA
- a CDS encoding TIGR03016 family PEP-CTERM system-associated outer membrane protein, protein MSCVKNHRHDRKLAIRMLGMFSILSLSPAAQSGEWIVSPSITLDEIYTDNALLANDDKQTEYVTRVKPGISILREGARTNLDFNYSPEYRYYKEETRDNDTVHMLRANADAELMENHLYLDLWATADQTRISSSRNSPDGLTGPTENLDYYTMGASPYYTTRFGNTSVLEARYSTDKVDYEEDTEVDSTSQKYNLILGSGSYSTAQAWELSASHTREDFSGTAEDNKISIFRGEFLQQITRRWAVAFAAGYEDYDLVIGEDVDGEIWSVGLVFTPTSRTRFAIGGGERAFGDDYYVDFEHEASRSVWRATYKRDYISARDEATHTSLFQRQDAFGNVVRDAVLDNPPPVRVTGVSTLSAEYYEVDRVDASYLFSAQRTRFEVRGGYIKRDYVVDTQDTEDSTAAISFSRLISRKITGVGRLLWSDHEQELSNYDEWTASLGLGYLLGQDARVSIGFSHLERDGDTELNTYEENRVNIGFMASF, encoded by the coding sequence ATGTCTTGCGTAAAAAATCACAGGCACGACCGTAAACTGGCGATACGCATGCTGGGCATGTTCAGTATCCTCTCACTGTCTCCGGCAGCTCAATCGGGGGAGTGGATTGTCTCCCCATCGATCACGCTGGACGAGATCTACACGGACAATGCACTGCTGGCCAATGATGACAAGCAGACGGAGTATGTCACCCGGGTAAAGCCCGGAATATCCATTCTGCGGGAAGGCGCCAGGACCAATCTGGATTTCAACTACTCCCCTGAATACCGCTACTACAAAGAAGAGACCAGGGATAACGACACGGTGCATATGCTGCGCGCCAACGCTGATGCGGAGCTGATGGAGAACCATCTCTATCTGGACCTCTGGGCAACGGCCGACCAGACCCGGATCTCTTCCAGTCGCAACAGCCCGGACGGCCTCACTGGTCCAACTGAGAATCTGGACTACTACACCATGGGGGCAAGTCCCTATTATACGACCCGGTTCGGCAATACCAGTGTCCTGGAAGCGCGTTACTCGACTGACAAGGTCGACTATGAGGAGGATACCGAGGTTGACAGTACATCACAGAAGTACAATCTGATCCTCGGTAGCGGAAGCTACTCGACGGCCCAGGCCTGGGAGCTCTCTGCCAGCCATACCAGGGAGGATTTTTCCGGTACGGCCGAGGACAATAAGATCTCGATCTTCCGTGGGGAATTTCTACAACAGATCACCCGTCGCTGGGCGGTGGCCTTTGCCGCAGGTTATGAAGATTACGACCTGGTCATCGGTGAAGATGTGGATGGGGAAATCTGGTCGGTAGGCCTTGTATTTACGCCAACCAGCCGTACCCGTTTCGCGATTGGCGGCGGTGAACGGGCATTTGGCGATGATTACTACGTGGATTTTGAGCATGAGGCCAGCAGATCGGTCTGGCGTGCCACCTATAAACGGGATTACATCAGTGCCCGTGATGAAGCGACTCATACCTCACTGTTCCAGCGCCAGGATGCCTTTGGCAATGTGGTGCGGGATGCCGTGCTCGACAATCCGCCACCGGTACGGGTTACCGGTGTCTCCACCCTGAGTGCGGAGTATTACGAGGTCGATCGTGTCGATGCCTCCTATCTGTTCAGCGCTCAACGTACCCGCTTTGAAGTGCGTGGTGGGTACATCAAACGGGATTATGTGGTCGATACTCAGGATACCGAGGATAGCACCGCTGCCATCTCATTCAGTCGACTGATCAGCCGCAAGATTACCGGGGTGGGACGCTTACTCTGGTCGGATCATGAGCAGGAACTGAGCAACTATGATGAGTGGACCGCCTCTTTAGGTCTCGGCTACCTGCTCGGTCAGGATGCCAGGGTCTCAATCGGTTTCAGCCATCTTGAACGGGATGGGGATACTGAATTGAACACATATGAAGAGAATCGTGTAAATATCGGATTCATGGCTAGTTTTTAA